Proteins from a single region of Nerophis ophidion isolate RoL-2023_Sa linkage group LG10, RoL_Noph_v1.0, whole genome shotgun sequence:
- the cnpy4 gene encoding protein canopy 4: MEAIDNICERILQYSVHAERPGSLRYAKGSSQTMATLKNLVHKGVKVDLGLPYEMWDEPSAEVTDMKKQCETMLEQYEEVVEDWYFHHQDHKLEDFLCGSHVLGASERECLTEVWKGDPGTNGGMEEVASAKTHDAGEL; encoded by the exons ATGGAGGCCATAGACAACATATGTGAGCGCATCCTGCAGTACAGTGTCCACGCAGAGCGGCCAGGCAGCCTACGCTACGCCAAG GGCTCCAGCCAGACCATGGCCACGCTGAAGAACCTGGTCCACAAAGGGGTCAAAGTGGATCTGGGCCTGCCTTACGAGATGTGGGACGAGCCCTCCGCGGAAGTGACTGATATGAAAAAGCAG TGTGAAACCATGTTGGAGCAGTACGAGGAGGTGGTGGAGGACTGGTACTTCCACCATCAGGACCACAAGCTAGAAGACTTCCTGTGTGGGAGTCACGTCCTGGGAGCGTCCGAAAGAG AATGTCTCACGGAGGTGTGGAAGGGAGACCCGGGGACCAATGGAGGCATGGAGGAGGTGGCGAGCGCCAAGACGCATGACGCTGGCGAACTTTGA